The Flavivirga eckloniae genomic interval GAGGTATGTGGAAAGCACCTTCAGAAGAAACCGTAGCAGAATTAAAAGGCATCTATAAAAAATCTGAGGCTATAATAGAATAAAAACAAAATTAAAGCGGTAAAATTTATAAAAGGAATTCGAATAATTACTCATTTGAGATTTTTCAAAGACCATTCTTAAATAGTAATTTAAAGACGAATCATTATAGTTTTTATATCATATTTTTGGTTCAATGTTTTTGAGTTATAAGTAATCAACTTATAATTTTTATCATAATATCGAAAAAGGTACAAGAAATTTAATAATGTAAGGTACATTTTTGTTTTGTTAGATTAGTATCTTTTTCAAAAGGTTTGATTGGGGCCGTTTTAAAAATGATTACAAATTAGAGTTTATCTAGAGAATTACTTCTTAGATTGAAAAGACTTAATAAGGTTAGTACTCATTTTTAAGGCGGCCTCTTTTTTAAGAGGTATCATATAAAAATGAGTTTTAAGAATGGATTAGGTTAAATTTCTGGCGATAACTTTATTATGACCCCTCTTTGAATTTTAATTGTAATACTTTTTCATACTACACTAATTACTTATAAAGTCTCGATGGGGAGTATCCATACGTTTTTTTAAAAATTTTACCAAAAACTGTTAAATCGTTGAAACCAAGTAAAATGGCTATTTCTGTTAAACTATGTTTTCCCTCTAAAATATAGGTACTAGCCTTAGACATTTTTTGATTATTGATATATTGATGAGGTGTCACGCCATATATCGCTTTAAAAGCGTTAAATAAATGATAACCAGATAGTGATGAGATTTTTGAAAGCTCTTCTATTTCAATTTTTTTATTAATGTTATCATGAATGTATTCATAAGCTGTCAATATTCTTTTTAATGTTTCAACCTTGGTCGAAATTTTCTGTTTTGGGATTTTAATAGCAGCGTTATACCAATCTACTTGATCCAGATATATTGATTGCATAACTTGCATTGAAATTTCATTAGGACACATAGTTTGAAAATCACTAGAGTTTGATGTTTTAAATATAGATTGTATCAACTTACCAGATTTGTAGTGATGTGTGTTAAATATGCCTTCTACCAAAAGAGAGCCATCATTAGATTTCCCAAATGGATTATCAAGTAGTGAATTTGCATTTTTAGCAGAGGCATAAAAAGTAAATTCGTTTTGTAAATCATGCGATATTACAAAGGCCATGACATCAATACTTTTGTTATTTTTATTGTCAAAATATTCTATGTAACCATCACTCGGGTTAGATAAGATGAACTTTTCGTTATTTATTTTTCTTTTTACGCCATTGATAACCAGATCCCCAAAACCGCTGTTTAGATAGAGTATGGCTAAACTTTTTTTAGAGGATTTGCTATAATCAAATTTTGTATTATACCTTACTAGGTAGTTTTTGTCGGTTCGAAAGTCTGGTAGAGAATTATAATTTTTTCGAGAAAAATGCTCGTAAAAGTTGTTTTTGTAAAAAGAGGACATGTTTGATTTTGAGGTGTTAGAGATTTATGTCAAGCCTTAATACATAAGTTTAAATATTCTAAATTCGTATTTAGACTACGTTAGTTAGATTATCGTGTTTTCATTTTATTATAGGTTTACATCAATTAGACTAAAAATAGTGTAAAGGCTGCGTAAATTGTTAAAATAATTTAATAATAGCCTGATAAACAAATGTCTTGCCTTTATTTAAACAGGAGACTTATTTTAGATTAAGAATTGTTCAAACGATATAGCTAAGTTGATATAAAATGGCATAAAATATTTAGAGATAAAAAATTGAAGTTCAAGGAAAAAAACACAGGCATAGCCTAGCTACGTCGAGTATTTTTAACGAAGAAATTCGGTTTTTTAATCAAAAGATTCATGCTATTTTATATTGATTTAGCTATAATTGCTTTTCAAAAAGATTCTGTCTACATAAAGACCCCTAATTTTTTCATATTTTTAAAAAGTACATTTTATGCAGAAATAATAAAAGCTCCTGAAAATTAGTATACAGGAGCTTTATAGACAAATATGTCAACTTGTGAAAGGAATTGGTTACTTACTCTTATACAGAATTATTTAATAACTAGTTTTAAATAAGCATATTCACCAGTTGAAGATTTTACCTTAAAAACTAAAGGTTTTTTTAAAGGGATACTGCTTTTATGTATGATGCTATTTTTTTGTTTTAAAATTTCATTACCATACAAATCGTATATAACAACTTGATCAATATCTCTATTGGCTGTTATATTTACATCCTCTGAAGACGTTTTAATTAAAGGTGTAAATTTGGTATACTTTTCATGTTTAAAATCAGATGTACTTGAAGTGTCTGGTCTTTTTGTTTGGGCAAAAAGCCAATCCCATACGTTTTGATTGCTATATGTTTTATCCCAGGCATTATGATCCCCGTATTTGTAAAGCGTAAAGCTCATTTTATGGTCGGGAGAGTTGATTCCGCTTCCAGCAGACCATTCCTGCGTAATCGTATTATATTGCATAGTAAAATTTGTATTAGCAACAGTTTTATTAGGGCCATAAGGGTATACTTCCATAACATTTTTATTGTTATTGGCAATATGGTTTACATTAGTAATGGTCGACCTTGGATGTACCTTTGTATCCTTAAAGTTATGATGAGCCCAAATAGGCATGTTTTGTAGGTGATCTGAAGGATTCCCAATAATATTTGCACCGCATATAGGAAGTATTGCAGCAATTTTATCCGTATGGGCTTCAGCAGCCTTCCAAGTAACCCCGCCTCCGGCACTTAAACCTGTTAAATAAACCCTATCCAAATCGATAGGGTATTTTTGTACAACATAGTTATACATTCTTATAAATGAGGGATAGCCCCATTTATCCTGCGGTGAAATTACAATACAAGGAAAGTGTTTTCCATTATTGATTATTTTGGGAACACCGGTATCGAGCATTTTTTTTAAATCTGTCGTTCCGTTTCCCTTTTCTCCTAATCCTGGAAAAAAGAACATAACAGGGTATTTTTTATTAGATAAAGGGTTGAAGTCTTGAGGTAAGTATTCATAAAAACCATGGGGAGGGTAGTCTGTAGCTGTGTCTAACCGAACCTCTGTTTGCATACCAGCTTTACCATAAGGGGCTTGTGAAAAAGAACCGATACATATTAAGAGCGTTAGAATATTCAATATGCGTCTTTTTAAAATTTTAGTCATAACATTTGTTTTAAAATGGTTAAGTTTTTATATAAATTTTGAGTCTAAGATATTTTTAAAAAATTGAACTTATTCGTCGAAAACTTACTATTTTGAAAGAATTTATGGTTTACAACTTTCTAGGGTATGAGTTGTTTTATGGAACAAATTTGAATTTGCTAGCACTATTTAAAGAAAAACTAAATAAGTTGCATTCCCAATCACTTATTGTAAGAAGATTAAAAGATGATAAGTGGAATTCAAAAAAATGTATGATTAAGTAATTGAATGTCTGGATCTTTCAATGTTCAACAAGCAAAATAGGTATACTATTTTTTAAAATTATGTAACCGAAGTATTATTAAGTTTAGCGAATTCTTTTGCGTAAGTTTTGTTTTTAAAGCTAAATTCAATATTTAGACCTTTGTCATAAACTTCTAAGTAGGCATGAGACATAACGACTTCGTACACTACAATAGGTAAGATAAAAAGAGAACAAATACATATAAATGATAACTTATTGAGATTAAGATCCAGTAATTGATCTAAAGTTACGGTGGTTATAATACCTACAATGCCAGAGCCCCAATATATTATATTTCTATAATTCATTTGATTTTCCTGTTTCTCTTTACACGTATTGCTGCAAACTGGAACGACAACACCAACAAGAGAATCTTCCAGTATTTGAGTAATTATTGTTTTTCCTTCAAACTCTGAAGAACCACGCGACTTAACAATAGTAAATACATCAAATTGATTGTTTTTTTTACCACAAACAGGGCAGAACTTAGGAAAGTTAAGTCCTATATTCGATAAAACCGTTACATGATAAGCTAATATATTCTTCATTTTTAGATTAAAGTTTAACACAAAACTTTAAAACGAGTAACAACTAATTTCTAAAAGTACAAAAAGGACTAGTATTATAAGTTTTTTCATGATTCTTTAGAGACATCTCTCCAAGTGTTGATAATAATGCGAATTTATTTTTTTATTAAGAATAATATTCGTCGATTAATTACTATTTTGACGAGTTCGGTTTGACTTAAATTATTTAACTTCATTTTAAAATGTTGATTGTTAAACTTATAGGGTGTTTTGTGTTTAAAAAACCCTCCTTAATTCTCCCTCGAGGGAGGAATCTCACTTGGTAAAATTGTCCCCTTGAGGGCAATGTCATTTAGTTAAGGAAATTTATGTCTGTTCGAGCGCAGTCGAGAACTTTTTAGCATCAATAAATAAAGAGGTTTCGACTGCGCTCAACCTGACATTGAGAACTTAAAAACTCTTAACTAAATGACATTGCCCATGAGGGGACTTTAGGGGTGTTTTCAACGTAGCTAATTGAAATCAACAACTTGTTAAGTCGACTCACGTTATTTTAAGCTTTTTATGCATCTGTTAGATAAGGATTTAGAAATATGATGAATGAAAGATATATTACTTTCTACTTCTGTCAACATTATTTAAAATGCGTGGCTTTTTAAATAATGATAATCAATGAATTATGTGCATCTGTAATATAATTAATAAATTGGTTAACCAATTTTTTGGTTTTTATGATGGTTTTATCACAGTCCTTAGTATCTTGCAGAAAAAATAGGATTATAATGGGACAAGTCATTACTTTCGGAGAGGTTTTAATGCGAATTTCACCTTGGGGAAATAAAAAATTTATTCAGTCTAATGTTGTAGAATTCTTTTTTGGAGGTACCGAACTTAACGTTGGTATTTCCATTGCAAATTTTGGAGGCAAGGTTAAGCATATAAGTGCAGTTTCTGATGATTTTATTGGAGAAGCTGCTATTTCCTATATTAGTAAGTTTGGAGTAGACACCTCTTCCATTGTACGCTCTAAACGTCCATTGGGCGTTTATTTTTTAGAGGTTGGTGCAGTAATGCGTCCTAGTACCATTTCTTATAACAGGTCGCATTCGTCATTTTCAGAAATTAAACCAGTTATGGTTAATTGGGACAAGGCGTTGGTAGATGGTAATTGGTTACACTGGACGGGTATTACACCCGCCATATCGCAGGGGGCTTTCGATATTTTAAAAGAAGGTTTAACGCTTGCCAGACAACAAGGAATGACAGTTTCGGCAGATCCAACTTACAGACGAGGGCTTTGGAAATATGGTAAGGATCCTAAAGAGGCTTTAATAGAGCTATTACATCTTTCAACAGTTTTTATTGGAGGTATTAATGAAATTAATGAAGTACTGGGTACTGATTATTCGTATTCCAATGATGATTTTATTACCGCTTCAAAAGAATTAATGAAAGCTTTTCCATCTATAGAAAAGGTTTTTGATAAAATAAGAACCTCCTTGAACTCGTCATGGCATAAAATAAGAGCCAGAATGTGGAACGGAGAGGAGTTTAAAGAAACCGAAGATTTAGATATCACGCATATTGTAGATCGTATTGGTACAGGTGATGCGTTTGCAGCCGGACTAATTTATGGCTTACAACGTTTTGATGATTGTAAAGCGATGGAGTTTGCCAGTGCCGCATGTGCTTTAAAACATACTTACGAAGGTGATGTTAATTTAGCTACTGTTGATGAGGTAACAGCTATTTTAGAAGGGAATACCTCTGGGAGATTGAATAGGTAATTTTTCTGTAAAAAAGAAAATACTTCTATATGCTAAAAACGCACAAAGAAATTGATAACTATTCTAAGTGTCAGGAAATAGCCTATTAGAAAATAGCTTGCTTTTTTATTTATTAGATCATAATTATACCATCTAAGTCTTTGGTTTGGTTTTTCTGAATTTTTTTCGATATTCCTTATCCATTTTCTCAGTTGAGTATTGGATAATTAATCTACCACATTGGTCTTTCCAAGTTATAAGAAACGCTTCAATTCGATCGGGATGCGTCTTCCATAATTCGCGCAATAATGTACCAATTCCTTTTTGAACATATTCAGAATCATCAAGCATAAGCGGTTCAATGACTTCAATGGCATCATCTGGTTTTAAATCCTTTGTAATTTTGTTCAATTCGAATAAAGCTACAGGAACAGCTCTACGTTGCCACTCAGATTCAAAATCGTTCCATGATTTCAAATCATGAAAGCTTATAATTTTATCATGTAGTAAGCTTGACAAAATAAACCAACAAAGTACATCGGTAGTTGCCCAATTATTTATTCCATAATCAAACCATTTTCCAATTCGATTAAATGTATCTTTTGAAAAATCCTTTCTTTTTGTCTTTAAGAACATAATTGCAAGTTGTTTTTCATCGAATCTTCCATTTTTAATCAGTTCATCACCTAATGCAAGATAACTGTCAATAGACATTTCATCTTTCCATTCCTCAATCCAATTTTCAATCTGGTTTTCAGCTACATTTTTATCTATGCCATAACCATCATAACCCGCTTTGAAGTATCTTGAATACTTTTTAATGATTTCGGGGTCGGAATTGGATTCATAAAATGTCCTGATTTCATTTACTTTAGATTTTATCATGATATTTGTGCTTTTAAAATATTTCTAAAACGTGTAGCACTTAAATAGTGATCTTCCAGTAGTTCGCCATCGTGCAATAAACTAAAGACTCCAAAACCAGAAGGTGCTTGCTGGGCTTCTTGCGCAGTTTCTATTTTGGTTATATTAAGATCGATTTCAAAATCCATAGCTGTGTTTAGCATTGCCTCAACAGATTTTTCATGCCAGGGACATTGATCGGCATATAATAAGTGCCAACCTTTATACTTTTTTTGTTGGGCAGTCCAATCGAATAGTTTAGGGGGTGCTGCTTCTGGGTTCCATGTTTTCGAACACAATTCGAAGCGTCCGCGTTTATCAACTTCATCAAAATCAAGTCGTTTAAAAATGCGTTTATCGGCCATCCACGAACCTTTACTCGTCATGACGCACAAGCCATCCATATTTTTTTCTTTGGCATCTTTTTCTGCCTCGTTTATTAGCTTGGATCCTAGCCCGAGGTTTCTATCTTTTTTGGAGTAAATATACATGCAGTGGATAAACATAAAAGTAGGCGCATTAACAGGCCGCCAGGCATCAACAGCAGGAATGTATTCTATATACCCAAGCATTTTATCGGTTTCGTCTTTCAGGATTTTTAGTTGCAATCCTTCTTCATATCGTTTTTCAAACCATTTTTGCTTGGCTTTGAATTCTGGTTTTTTAATGTCTTTAATGCAGAAGAGTGTTTCATTAAGAACATTATCTGGTGTAACATTGGTGATTTTTGTATTCATTTTTTTGCTAAAAATTTCTTTCTTTTCCTGTTAAATCTTCAATTTCTATTTGAAACACAATAGGGAGCCCTTCCTTGTATATCTTGCTGGAAAACTCGCTTATATAATGAAGGTTTTTGTTTTCTATGTTTTTAACAATTTCTTTTACCCCTTCAGAAAATCTGTGAAGATTTATTTGAGCAGCATTGCCTTGAAACTCTCTATAAATGCCATGAACTAAAACAGATTTCCAATGGTTTACAGAGTTTATTTCTGCTACTTGTAAGGATACCGAATTGTTGTTGCGCATAGCCTTTATTTTCTGCCCGTTTCCAGAATACCCTATAATGTAATCCCTAATTTTATCGTAATAATAAGTAATTGGGATTGTATAGGGTCTGTTGTTAAAAATGTATGATAAGTACCCTATGTAGTTATGACTTAATAAAGCTCTGCATTCGTATTTTTCCAATCGTTTTATCATCGTTATATTGGGTTTAGAATATGTAATGAATGAGAGAACTGTTCGATAACTTGATCGATTACAATTAAGATATAAACAGCAATTTTACGTTTTAATGCCATAGATATAGTTTCTGAAAGTCAGACCAAATTATGCCATTAAAGTTGTTAAATCAATGATATCAATCAGTTTCTGTTTTTTCTAGCTTATATTTTTACCATCCCCCATTTGTATAATCCTGCGCCCACATCTTTTTAATCAAGCCATGAATTATATAGATTTACACGAATAAAACCTCCATCATAATAGATAGCTTTCTCTACCATTCATAATCACAAATCAGA includes:
- a CDS encoding DNA alkylation repair protein, whose protein sequence is MIKSKVNEIRTFYESNSDPEIIKKYSRYFKAGYDGYGIDKNVAENQIENWIEEWKDEMSIDSYLALGDELIKNGRFDEKQLAIMFLKTKRKDFSKDTFNRIGKWFDYGINNWATTDVLCWFILSSLLHDKIISFHDLKSWNDFESEWQRRAVPVALFELNKITKDLKPDDAIEVIEPLMLDDSEYVQKGIGTLLRELWKTHPDRIEAFLITWKDQCGRLIIQYSTEKMDKEYRKKFRKTKPKT
- a CDS encoding GNAT family N-acetyltransferase — translated: MNTKITNVTPDNVLNETLFCIKDIKKPEFKAKQKWFEKRYEEGLQLKILKDETDKMLGYIEYIPAVDAWRPVNAPTFMFIHCMYIYSKKDRNLGLGSKLINEAEKDAKEKNMDGLCVMTSKGSWMADKRIFKRLDFDEVDKRGRFELCSKTWNPEAAPPKLFDWTAQQKKYKGWHLLYADQCPWHEKSVEAMLNTAMDFEIDLNITKIETAQEAQQAPSGFGVFSLLHDGELLEDHYLSATRFRNILKAQIS
- a CDS encoding sugar kinase; the protein is MGQVITFGEVLMRISPWGNKKFIQSNVVEFFFGGTELNVGISIANFGGKVKHISAVSDDFIGEAAISYISKFGVDTSSIVRSKRPLGVYFLEVGAVMRPSTISYNRSHSSFSEIKPVMVNWDKALVDGNWLHWTGITPAISQGAFDILKEGLTLARQQGMTVSADPTYRRGLWKYGKDPKEALIELLHLSTVFIGGINEINEVLGTDYSYSNDDFITASKELMKAFPSIEKVFDKIRTSLNSSWHKIRARMWNGEEFKETEDLDITHIVDRIGTGDAFAAGLIYGLQRFDDCKAMEFASAACALKHTYEGDVNLATVDEVTAILEGNTSGRLNR
- a CDS encoding helix-turn-helix domain-containing protein, with protein sequence MSSFYKNNFYEHFSRKNYNSLPDFRTDKNYLVRYNTKFDYSKSSKKSLAILYLNSGFGDLVINGVKRKINNEKFILSNPSDGYIEYFDNKNNKSIDVMAFVISHDLQNEFTFYASAKNANSLLDNPFGKSNDGSLLVEGIFNTHHYKSGKLIQSIFKTSNSSDFQTMCPNEISMQVMQSIYLDQVDWYNAAIKIPKQKISTKVETLKRILTAYEYIHDNINKKIEIEELSKISSLSGYHLFNAFKAIYGVTPHQYINNQKMSKASTYILEGKHSLTEIAILLGFNDLTVFGKIFKKTYGYSPSRLYK
- a CDS encoding carboxylesterase family protein — encoded protein: MTKILKRRILNILTLLICIGSFSQAPYGKAGMQTEVRLDTATDYPPHGFYEYLPQDFNPLSNKKYPVMFFFPGLGEKGNGTTDLKKMLDTGVPKIINNGKHFPCIVISPQDKWGYPSFIRMYNYVVQKYPIDLDRVYLTGLSAGGGVTWKAAEAHTDKIAAILPICGANIIGNPSDHLQNMPIWAHHNFKDTKVHPRSTITNVNHIANNNKNVMEVYPYGPNKTVANTNFTMQYNTITQEWSAGSGINSPDHKMSFTLYKYGDHNAWDKTYSNQNVWDWLFAQTKRPDTSSTSDFKHEKYTKFTPLIKTSSEDVNITANRDIDQVVIYDLYGNEILKQKNSIIHKSSIPLKKPLVFKVKSSTGEYAYLKLVIK
- a CDS encoding pyridoxamine 5'-phosphate oxidase family protein — encoded protein: MIKRLEKYECRALLSHNYIGYLSYIFNNRPYTIPITYYYDKIRDYIIGYSGNGQKIKAMRNNNSVSLQVAEINSVNHWKSVLVHGIYREFQGNAAQINLHRFSEGVKEIVKNIENKNLHYISEFSSKIYKEGLPIVFQIEIEDLTGKERNF